Proteins encoded by one window of Clostridium cagae:
- the minD gene encoding septum site-determining protein MinD, with translation MGESIVVTSGKGGVGKTTTTANIGTALAALGKRVVVIDGDTGLRNLDVLLGLENRIVYTLVDVLEGRCRLKQALIKDKRFQNMCLLPTAQTKDKDDISPQEMLRIVNELKEEFDYVIIDSPAGIEQGFENAVIGADSAVIVVNPEITSVRDADRVIGKLDAKGLEDHKLIINRLNYEMTKNGDMLDISDIIETLSVELLGVVPDDKNITVSTNKGEPIVLENESYSGQAFRNIAKRITGEKVDIMNLQQESTGFFTSLKRLFKRK, from the coding sequence ATGGGAGAATCTATTGTAGTAACTTCAGGTAAGGGTGGAGTTGGAAAGACAACTACAACAGCAAATATAGGTACTGCATTAGCTGCACTTGGTAAAAGAGTTGTAGTTATTGATGGAGATACAGGACTTAGAAATTTAGATGTATTATTAGGTCTAGAAAATAGAATAGTATATACATTAGTTGATGTACTAGAGGGAAGATGTAGGTTAAAACAAGCACTTATAAAAGATAAAAGATTTCAAAATATGTGTTTACTTCCAACTGCCCAAACTAAAGATAAAGACGATATAAGCCCACAAGAAATGCTTAGAATAGTAAATGAATTAAAAGAAGAGTTTGATTATGTTATTATAGACTCACCAGCGGGAATAGAACAAGGATTTGAAAACGCTGTTATTGGTGCAGATAGTGCTGTTATTGTTGTAAATCCAGAAATAACATCAGTTAGAGATGCAGATAGAGTTATTGGAAAGTTAGATGCTAAAGGTCTAGAAGATCATAAGTTAATAATAAATAGACTTAATTATGAAATGACTAAAAATGGAGATATGCTTGACATAAGTGATATTATAGAAACTTTATCAGTTGAGCTTTTAGGAGTTGTTCCTGATGATAAAAATATAACTGTTTCTACTAATAAAGGAGAACCTATAGTATTAGAAAATGAGTCATATTCAGGACAAGCTTTTAGAAACATCGCTAAAAGGATTACAGGAGAAAAAGTTGATATAATGAATTTACAACAAGAATCAACTGGTTTCTTTACATCATTAAAAAGATTATTTAAACGTAAGTAA
- the minE gene encoding cell division topological specificity factor MinE, producing MGFFKGLSSRPTPKQVAKDRLKLILIHDRGEIPTDTLEKIRKEILGVISKYIEIQVDDVEISVNKSEDMEGENTSALIASIPIKSIRR from the coding sequence ATGGGATTTTTTAAGGGGTTGAGCAGTAGACCAACACCTAAGCAAGTTGCAAAGGATAGATTGAAGCTTATACTTATACACGATAGAGGTGAAATTCCTACAGATACTTTAGAAAAAATAAGAAAAGAAATACTTGGTGTAATATCTAAATATATAGAAATTCAAGTAGATGATGTTGAAATATCTGTAAATAAGAGTGAAGATATGGAAGGTGAAAATACTTCTGCATTAATTGCAAGTATTCCTATTAAAAGTATAAGAAGATAA
- the rodA gene encoding rod shape-determining protein RodA, with protein MLKNFKIDLRLIKEIDKTVLISTVLLVLYGILNVYMCTKGNYGFYFAKQQFFWFVLSIIALYFFVAIDYTIIFNYVPIFYWGSVILLLAAKIPGIGVVVNGARGWIRVGGFQLQPAELAKLGIILMLAKKLDEMDGEINDIKNFFILVIYALIPVVFIVTQPDMGMTMVCFFIVLGIFYIAGLDMKIIGGGLLSLVLLIVIVWNSGLIQSYQKQRFTAFLNPEAADATSGYHLTQSLIGIGSGGILGSKPSLKIDGTTGYAAQNVPEVQTDFIFAAIAEQWGLIGAIALLTLYGFLIYKMISIARTSKDIFGSIICVGIISYFLFAIFQNIGMTIGLLPITGITLPLISYGGSSLLTTIMSIALVLNIGMRRKKIHF; from the coding sequence TTGCTTAAAAATTTCAAAATTGACTTAAGATTAATAAAAGAAATTGATAAAACTGTATTAATTTCTACAGTGCTTTTAGTATTATACGGAATTTTAAACGTGTATATGTGTACTAAAGGTAATTATGGCTTTTATTTTGCAAAACAACAATTTTTTTGGTTTGTTTTATCTATAATTGCACTTTATTTTTTTGTTGCAATAGATTATACGATAATATTTAATTATGTTCCAATTTTTTATTGGGGTTCAGTAATATTACTTTTAGCTGCTAAGATACCAGGAATTGGTGTGGTAGTAAATGGTGCTAGAGGATGGATTAGAGTTGGAGGATTCCAATTACAACCAGCTGAACTTGCAAAACTGGGAATCATACTTATGTTGGCTAAAAAATTAGATGAGATGGATGGAGAAATAAATGACATTAAAAATTTCTTTATTCTTGTTATTTATGCATTAATACCAGTTGTATTTATCGTAACTCAACCTGATATGGGAATGACTATGGTTTGTTTTTTTATAGTCCTTGGTATATTTTATATAGCAGGACTTGATATGAAAATAATAGGTGGAGGATTGTTAAGCCTAGTACTACTAATAGTTATAGTCTGGAATTCTGGTCTTATTCAATCATATCAAAAACAAAGATTTACAGCGTTTTTAAATCCTGAAGCAGCAGATGCTACATCTGGATATCACTTAACACAGTCATTAATAGGAATAGGTTCAGGCGGAATACTTGGAAGTAAACCATCATTAAAAATTGATGGAACAACAGGATATGCAGCTCAAAATGTACCGGAAGTTCAAACTGATTTTATATTTGCAGCAATAGCTGAACAATGGGGACTTATTGGAGCTATAGCATTGTTAACATTGTATGGGTTTTTAATATATAAAATGATTTCAATTGCAAGAACATCAAAGGACATTTTTGGATCTATTATATGTGTTGGAATAATCTCATATTTCTTGTTTGCAATATTTCAAAACATAGGTATGACAATTGGATTATTACCTATAACAGGAATAACATTACCATTAATAAGTTATGGTGGAAGTTCACTTTTAACAACGATTATGTCTATAGCTTTAGTATTGAATATAGGTATGAGAAGAAAGAAAATACATTTTTAG
- the mgsA gene encoding methylglyoxal synthase gives MRIALIAHDKKKQEIIEFAKRNKETLEKYELLATGTTGKMISEETGLNIKRYLSGPYGGDQQIGGRIAEGTIGLVVFFRDPLTAQPHEPDVSALLRVCDVHNIPVVTNSGTADLIIKQF, from the coding sequence ATGAGAATAGCACTAATAGCACATGATAAGAAAAAACAAGAGATAATAGAGTTTGCAAAAAGAAATAAAGAAACTCTTGAAAAATATGAATTATTAGCAACTGGCACAACAGGGAAAATGATATCAGAAGAAACTGGACTTAATATAAAAAGATATTTATCAGGACCATATGGTGGAGATCAACAAATAGGAGGACGTATAGCTGAAGGAACAATAGGATTAGTTGTATTCTTCAGAGATCCTCTTACAGCTCAACCACATGAACCAGATGTATCAGCATTGCTTAGGGTGTGCGATGTACATAATATTCCGGTTGTTACCAATTCTGGTACAGCAGATTTAATAATTAAACAGTTTTAA
- a CDS encoding M23 family metallopeptidase: MSNYRSQYERYYKNMLNQKKGINSGQSMNLYNSKQAYTNDYRNSKKKLGIINKIIFQCVASVILFVIIFSLKIIPIQKTKEVYMISKQYLTQDFSKDINYSYVISVINKVKSTDIKGKAVDCINLLKEKTNKVEKTSIKSKIKDNYCLPVLASYMKLQGDIQGVLLEGKEGEQVICSMDGTVVKSTTNDEGQNILINHGDGIQTYYGMIKNSDIKEGDEIKKGEYLGDCNKISNTEKTGVVFKFIYMGKEQDPTEYLDFSNLKNV; this comes from the coding sequence ATGAGTAACTATAGAAGTCAATATGAAAGATACTATAAAAATATGTTGAATCAAAAAAAAGGTATTAATTCAGGACAATCAATGAATCTGTATAATAGTAAACAAGCATATACTAATGATTATAGAAATTCAAAGAAGAAACTTGGAATTATTAATAAAATAATATTTCAATGTGTAGCTTCTGTAATATTATTTGTAATAATATTTTCTTTAAAAATTATTCCCATACAAAAAACTAAAGAAGTATATATGATCTCAAAACAATACTTAACTCAAGATTTTAGCAAAGATATTAATTATTCTTATGTTATTAGTGTTATTAACAAAGTAAAGAGCACTGATATAAAAGGTAAAGCTGTGGATTGTATAAATTTACTCAAAGAAAAAACAAATAAAGTTGAAAAGACAAGTATTAAATCAAAAATAAAAGATAATTATTGTTTACCAGTGCTAGCTTCGTATATGAAATTACAAGGTGATATTCAAGGCGTTTTGCTTGAAGGTAAAGAAGGTGAACAAGTTATTTGTAGTATGGATGGAACTGTAGTTAAATCTACTACTAATGATGAAGGTCAAAATATATTAATAAATCATGGTGATGGAATTCAAACATACTATGGAATGATTAAAAATTCTGATATTAAAGAAGGGGATGAAATAAAAAAAGGAGAGTATTTAGGAGATTGTAATAAAATATCTAATACTGAAAAAACAGGAGTTGTATTTAAATTTATTTATATGGGGAAGGAACAAGATCCAACTGAATATTTGGATTTTTCTAATTTGAAAAATGTATAA
- a CDS encoding M50 family metallopeptidase, translating into MKKWYSIFIIEILIIFAIVDFKSTLFISFFWIIAHEFIHILVAKKFGCRFYNIKLNLSGTHAELGDIDELSEKKKLILYLSGPAFNIFMVVFLLFIQEYIDSNFIKSSIDINLSLGIFNLLPAYPLDGSRVYEILLSKKFLYKEAKKITGIFSFIISIAFFILFTIMIFLHKINISLFLAAILMTYATIIEKEKTMYIIMGDMIKKSRKLEKYDYIENKSISVYYKKGLVNILTLVDKNKFNTFYVIDDDMKLLKIIHEDELLSALKKYGNITLEEYVKKNIKNSYENNKM; encoded by the coding sequence ATGAAAAAATGGTATAGTATTTTTATCATAGAAATTTTAATAATATTTGCTATCGTAGATTTTAAGAGTACGCTATTTATAAGTTTTTTTTGGATTATAGCACATGAATTTATTCATATACTTGTTGCTAAAAAGTTTGGTTGTAGATTTTATAATATAAAGTTGAATTTGTCAGGAACACATGCTGAATTAGGTGATATTGATGAATTGTCTGAAAAGAAAAAGCTTATTTTATATTTATCTGGTCCTGCATTTAATATTTTTATGGTTGTATTTTTATTGTTTATTCAGGAATATATAGATTCTAATTTTATAAAAAGCAGTATAGATATTAACTTAAGTCTTGGAATATTTAATCTTTTGCCAGCATACCCACTAGACGGATCAAGAGTATATGAAATATTGCTATCAAAGAAATTTTTATATAAAGAAGCAAAAAAAATAACAGGAATTTTTAGTTTTATCATTTCTATTGCGTTTTTTATATTATTTACTATAATGATATTTTTACATAAAATAAATATAAGTCTATTTTTAGCTGCTATACTGATGACATATGCCACAATTATAGAGAAAGAGAAGACAATGTATATAATTATGGGTGATATGATTAAAAAATCAAGAAAGTTAGAAAAATATGATTATATAGAAAATAAGAGCATCTCGGTATATTATAAGAAAGGCTTAGTCAATATACTAACATTAGTAGATAAAAATAAATTTAATACATTTTATGTTATTGATGATGATATGAAATTACTTAAAATAATTCATGAAGATGAACTGTTAAGTGCTTTAAAGAAATATGGCAATATAACTTTAGAAGAGTATGTGAAAAAAAATATTAAAAATTCATATGAAAATAATAAAATGTAA
- a CDS encoding TIGR03960 family B12-binding radical SAM protein produces the protein MNKISDDILFKVEKPCRYTGGELNQVIKDIKEVDIRFAFCFPDVYEVGMSHLGSRILYHTINKRNDTYCERTFAPWPDMEEQLRKNNIPLFTLETQDSLGEFDILGFTLQYEMSYTNILNMLDMSGITIRASERGEDEPIVMAGGPCAYNPEPLYDIVDFFEIGEGEEMMDDVLEVYKKYKGKGKKKEFLREISKIQGIYVPSLYDVTYKEDGTIKEFKPKYDDVSKVVTKRIINNYTDVDFPENIIVPYTEVVHDRVVLETFRGCTNGCRFCQAGMIYRPVREKKREDLVKQARELVKNTGYQEISLSSLSTCDYSEIEKLIKDLMEEHEPNKVGIALPSIRVDAFSVDLIKEIQKVRKTGLTFAPEAGSQRMRDIINKGLTEERILEAAKSAFESGWSKLKLYFMIGLPYENIEDCAAIGELAEKIVAKYYEIPKGVRNKGLRVTVSTSILVPKPFTPFQWSAMERMEIVNKKINAVKDSIKTRAINYNYHEQKTSFMESLFARGDRRLCDVLIKAFEKGAKFDGWSEYFKYDSWMESLEECNVDGEFYVYREREYSEILPWDFINIGVNRKYLEIENEKAKREELTQNCRKGCTGCGVNVNFKEGECFEGAILN, from the coding sequence ATGAACAAAATTTCAGATGATATTTTATTTAAGGTTGAAAAGCCCTGTAGATATACTGGGGGAGAATTAAATCAAGTTATTAAGGATATAAAAGAAGTTGACATAAGATTTGCATTTTGTTTTCCAGATGTTTATGAGGTTGGAATGTCTCATTTAGGAAGTAGAATACTTTATCATACAATAAATAAAAGAAATGATACATATTGCGAAAGAACATTTGCACCATGGCCAGATATGGAAGAACAATTAAGAAAAAATAATATTCCATTATTTACGTTAGAAACTCAAGATTCATTAGGCGAATTTGATATATTAGGATTCACATTACAATATGAAATGAGTTATACAAATATATTAAATATGCTTGATATGTCAGGAATAACTATTAGAGCATCAGAAAGAGGCGAAGATGAGCCAATTGTTATGGCTGGTGGACCTTGTGCATATAATCCAGAACCTTTATATGACATAGTGGATTTCTTTGAAATTGGTGAAGGCGAAGAAATGATGGATGACGTTTTAGAAGTATATAAAAAGTATAAGGGGAAGGGTAAGAAGAAAGAATTCTTAAGAGAAATATCAAAAATTCAAGGTATTTATGTGCCTTCATTATATGATGTTACTTATAAGGAAGATGGAACAATAAAAGAATTTAAACCTAAATATGATGATGTTTCTAAGGTTGTTACAAAGAGAATTATAAATAATTATACAGATGTTGATTTTCCAGAGAACATCATAGTTCCTTATACAGAAGTAGTACACGATAGAGTGGTACTAGAAACATTTAGAGGATGTACTAATGGATGTAGATTCTGCCAAGCAGGAATGATTTATAGACCAGTTAGAGAAAAGAAAAGAGAAGACTTAGTAAAACAAGCTAGAGAATTGGTTAAAAATACAGGATATCAAGAAATTTCATTATCATCATTAAGTACATGTGATTATTCTGAAATAGAAAAATTAATAAAAGATTTAATGGAAGAACATGAACCAAATAAGGTTGGAATAGCGTTGCCGTCAATAAGAGTAGATGCTTTTTCAGTTGATTTAATAAAGGAAATTCAAAAAGTTAGAAAAACAGGTTTAACTTTTGCTCCAGAAGCTGGATCTCAAAGAATGAGAGATATAATAAATAAAGGGTTAACAGAAGAAAGAATATTAGAGGCAGCAAAGAGTGCATTTGAATCAGGTTGGAGTAAATTAAAGCTTTACTTTATGATTGGATTACCATATGAGAATATAGAGGATTGTGCTGCTATTGGAGAATTAGCTGAAAAAATAGTCGCAAAATATTATGAAATTCCTAAAGGTGTTAGAAATAAGGGACTTAGAGTTACCGTTAGTACTTCAATATTAGTACCAAAGCCATTTACGCCATTCCAATGGAGTGCTATGGAAAGAATGGAAATTGTAAATAAGAAAATAAATGCTGTAAAAGATTCAATAAAAACTAGAGCGATAAATTATAATTATCATGAGCAAAAAACATCATTTATGGAATCATTATTTGCTAGAGGTGACAGAAGATTATGTGATGTTTTAATAAAAGCTTTTGAAAAAGGTGCTAAATTTGATGGATGGTCAGAATATTTTAAATATGATTCATGGATGGAATCACTAGAAGAATGTAATGTAGATGGAGAATTCTATGTATATAGAGAAAGAGAATATTCAGAAATATTACCTTGGGATTTCATTAATATCGGAGTGAATAGAAAATATTTAGAAATAGAAAATGAAAAAGCTAAAAGAGAAGAGTTAACACAAAACTGTAGAAAAGGATGTACAGGATGTGGTGTTAATGTGAACTTTAAGGAAGGGGAATGTTTCGAAGGTGCGATACTTAATTAA
- a CDS encoding TIGR03936 family radical SAM-associated protein has product MRYLIKYTKEANVKFISHLDLMRTIQKNIRRAELPMEYSKGFNPHMTMSIAQPLAVGVYSDGEYMDLVFAEEMNEKEIIDRLNSVSSSGIKFKEATKIPYVEGEKKVPQGMALIDAARYTAKVPYENIENLENEVNELLNKSDWKTIKKSKKGEKEVDIKTMIREFKFWIKDDYLIINMVINSGSREHLAPELVVKYIQERTSNVKTESFVDIKREEMYFLKGERLLPLYKALEFNK; this is encoded by the coding sequence GTGCGATACTTAATTAAATATACTAAAGAAGCAAATGTAAAATTTATTTCTCATTTAGATTTAATGAGAACTATACAAAAGAATATTAGAAGAGCTGAGCTTCCTATGGAGTATTCAAAAGGATTTAATCCACATATGACTATGTCTATAGCTCAACCACTGGCTGTTGGTGTGTATTCTGATGGAGAATACATGGATCTAGTATTTGCTGAGGAAATGAATGAAAAAGAAATTATAGATAGATTAAATTCAGTATCTTCAAGCGGAATAAAATTCAAAGAGGCAACTAAAATTCCGTATGTAGAGGGTGAAAAGAAAGTTCCTCAAGGGATGGCATTAATTGATGCTGCTAGATATACAGCAAAAGTTCCTTATGAAAATATAGAAAATCTTGAAAATGAAGTTAATGAACTTTTAAATAAGAGTGATTGGAAAACAATAAAGAAAAGTAAAAAAGGTGAAAAAGAAGTAGATATAAAAACAATGATTAGAGAATTTAAATTTTGGATAAAAGATGATTATCTAATTATAAATATGGTTATTAATTCAGGTAGTAGAGAGCATTTAGCACCTGAATTGGTAGTTAAATATATACAAGAAAGAACTTCTAATGTTAAAACAGAATCTTTTGTAGATATAAAAAGAGAAGAAATGTATTTCTTAAAAGGTGAAAGATTATTGCCATTATATAAAGCATTAGAATTTAATAAATAG
- a CDS encoding Rne/Rng family ribonuclease, with product MKEIFIERKESLLRIGIRENDKLVESIVEENKNEPIIGEIYKARVKKILPAINSIFVDLGLNKEGYLYYSEELKNNGIKKGEDILVEVVKEPINDKGAKLTTKVSIPGKYAVLNCYDKGIHFSKRIVDEEKKKEILENLQELNDVGITIRTEAINTEVKTLKNEIDRLYNEFLNINKSLKYSTQVKKVYGEDLSLFRILRNTIGQNPVKIYVDNKKDFEKIEDFSKDENNVVLELYSGLRNIFDFYGLEKELLKLRHNKVNLPCGGYIIIDKTEAMYVIDVNSGKNIKGRSFDKTILETNLEAAKEIGNQVKVRNLSGIIVIDFIDMRDKSQKNIVMKELEESLSSDKGNTKIFKFTELDLVQISRRRQGKSIYEYMEENCMTCNGHGRILKLSYIQDLIKNEILRIKEDNTISSFYIEIDNVYKERIKGDLFNFLKEIDCLDKEIYLNYIENMEGFKIEPLIFQSQKVNLEKYKITQFDTI from the coding sequence TTGAAAGAGATTTTTATTGAAAGAAAAGAATCTTTATTAAGAATTGGTATAAGAGAAAATGACAAGTTAGTAGAGAGCATAGTAGAAGAAAATAAGAATGAACCAATAATAGGAGAAATATATAAAGCAAGAGTAAAAAAAATACTTCCTGCTATTAATTCAATTTTTGTAGACTTAGGATTAAACAAAGAAGGATATTTATATTATAGTGAAGAGTTAAAAAATAATGGAATAAAAAAAGGTGAAGACATACTGGTTGAAGTTGTAAAAGAACCAATAAATGATAAAGGGGCTAAGCTTACCACAAAAGTTAGCATCCCAGGTAAATATGCAGTCTTAAATTGTTATGATAAAGGAATCCATTTTTCTAAGAGAATAGTTGATGAAGAAAAGAAAAAAGAGATTTTAGAAAATTTACAAGAGTTAAATGATGTGGGAATAACAATTAGAACAGAAGCAATAAATACTGAGGTTAAAACTTTAAAAAATGAAATTGATAGACTATATAATGAATTTCTTAATATTAATAAAAGTTTAAAGTACTCTACCCAAGTTAAGAAAGTTTATGGCGAAGATTTGAGCTTATTTAGAATTTTAAGAAATACAATTGGACAGAATCCTGTGAAAATATATGTAGATAATAAAAAAGATTTTGAAAAGATTGAAGATTTTAGTAAGGATGAAAACAATGTAGTATTAGAATTATATTCTGGACTAAGAAATATTTTTGATTTTTATGGACTTGAAAAAGAGCTTTTAAAATTAAGACATAATAAAGTTAATCTTCCATGTGGTGGTTATATAATTATAGACAAAACAGAAGCAATGTATGTTATTGATGTTAATAGTGGAAAAAACATAAAAGGAAGAAGTTTTGATAAAACTATTTTAGAAACTAATTTAGAAGCAGCAAAAGAAATTGGGAATCAAGTAAAAGTTAGAAACCTAAGTGGAATAATCGTTATAGATTTTATAGATATGAGAGATAAATCTCAAAAAAATATTGTCATGAAAGAATTGGAAGAAAGTCTTTCGTCGGACAAAGGCAATACCAAGATATTTAAATTTACAGAATTAGACTTAGTTCAAATATCAAGAAGAAGACAAGGAAAAAGTATTTATGAGTATATGGAAGAAAATTGCATGACTTGTAATGGACATGGAAGGATTTTAAAATTATCTTATATTCAAGACCTTATAAAAAATGAAATTTTAAGAATAAAAGAAGATAATACAATAAGTTCTTTTTATATTGAAATTGACAATGTTTATAAAGAAAGAATAAAAGGTGATTTATTTAATTTTCTAAAAGAAATAGATTGTCTTGATAAAGAGATATATTTGAATTATATTGAAAATATGGAAGGGTTTAAGATAGAACCTTTAATTTTTCAAAGTCAAAAAGTTAATTTAGAGAAATACAAAATAACACAATTTGACACTATATAA
- the rplU gene encoding 50S ribosomal protein L21: MYAVLATGGKQYRVQEGDVIYVEKLDAEVDSTVELTEVLAVANDEGIKVGAPVVEGAKVTAKVLAQGKQKKVIVFKYKAKKDYRRKNGHRQPYTKLVIEKIEA; this comes from the coding sequence ATGTACGCAGTATTAGCAACAGGAGGAAAACAATACAGAGTTCAAGAAGGAGACGTAATATACGTTGAAAAACTTGACGCTGAAGTGGATTCAACAGTTGAATTAACAGAAGTTTTAGCAGTGGCTAACGATGAAGGTATCAAAGTTGGTGCGCCAGTAGTTGAAGGTGCTAAAGTTACAGCTAAGGTTTTAGCTCAAGGAAAGCAAAAGAAGGTTATAGTTTTCAAATATAAGGCTAAAAAAGACTATAGAAGAAAAAATGGTCATAGACAACCTTATACTAAGTTAGTAATCGAAAAGATAGAAGCTTAA
- a CDS encoding ribosomal-processing cysteine protease Prp → MIKVGINYKDNSIIGFVINNHALCGDRDFRNDVSLVGETFDMICNSVSVLSQSVIIGLDEVLKLNSTYEISDGYLKLDLNDFDEKEIEQAQVLLQTFEKSLESVILSLDEMFGSKKRKEYITLLKEEV, encoded by the coding sequence ATGATTAAAGTAGGAATTAATTATAAAGACAATAGTATTATTGGATTTGTAATAAATAATCATGCCTTATGTGGAGATAGAGACTTTAGAAACGATGTTTCTTTAGTTGGCGAGACATTTGATATGATATGTAATTCTGTTTCAGTCTTGTCACAAAGCGTTATTATAGGTTTGGACGAAGTGTTAAAACTTAATTCTACTTATGAAATAAGTGATGGATATTTAAAGTTAGATCTTAATGATTTTGACGAAAAAGAGATAGAACAAGCACAGGTTTTACTACAAACTTTTGAAAAAAGCTTAGAAAGTGTAATTTTAAGTTTAGATGAAATGTTTGGAAGTAAGAAACGTAAAGAATATATAACTTTATTGAAAGAGGAGGTGTAG
- the rpmA gene encoding 50S ribosomal protein L27 → MLIMNLQLFAHKKGVGSSKNGRDSESKRLGVKSTDGEFVLAGNIIVRQRGTKIHPGNNVGRGKDDTLFAKIDGVVKFERVGKDKKKASVYPVNVEAIAE, encoded by the coding sequence ATGTTAATTATGAACCTTCAATTATTCGCTCATAAAAAAGGAGTGGGTAGTTCTAAGAATGGTAGAGACTCTGAATCTAAGAGATTAGGAGTTAAATCTACAGATGGAGAATTTGTTCTTGCTGGAAATATCATAGTAAGACAAAGAGGAACTAAGATTCACCCAGGAAACAACGTTGGTAGAGGTAAAGATGATACTTTATTCGCAAAAATCGACGGAGTTGTTAAATTCGAAAGAGTGGGTAAAGATAAGAAAAAAGCTAGTGTTTACCCAGTAAACGTTGAAGCAATAGCTGAATAA
- the obgE gene encoding GTPase ObgE, translating into MFIDKAKVFIKSGKGGDGAISFRREKYVPLGGPNGGDGGDGGDIILQVDTGITTLLDFKYKKKFIAEDGENGGASKCYGRAGQDLIIKVPMGTIIREEESNKVIVDLSKKGQEFVLVRGGRGGKGNTKFATATRQAPHYAEPGMPGEELSIVLELKLLADVGLLGFPNVGKSTLLSMTTKATPKIANYHFTTLKPNLGVVAIDGIEPFVMADIPGIIEGAAEGVGLGIQFLKHIERTRLLVHIVDISGIEGREPFEDFVKINEELKKYSVKLWDRPQIVVANKSDLLYDDEVFEEFERKVKELGFAKVYKMSAATRDGVDEVIKEAARMLKEIPVKELEISEDEMYIPEEKRFTYVIDIEKDDEYNTYVISGTFVDRLLSAVNIHDADSLRYFHKVLKNKGIMNELREMGIEDGDVVRLNDFEFEYLL; encoded by the coding sequence ATGTTTATAGATAAAGCCAAAGTATTCATAAAATCAGGAAAAGGCGGAGATGGAGCCATTTCATTTAGAAGAGAAAAGTATGTACCACTTGGAGGTCCAAATGGTGGAGATGGTGGAGATGGTGGAGACATAATACTTCAAGTTGACACTGGAATAACTACCCTATTAGATTTCAAATACAAGAAGAAATTCATTGCAGAAGATGGTGAAAATGGTGGAGCATCTAAATGTTATGGTAGAGCTGGTCAAGATCTTATTATAAAAGTTCCAATGGGAACAATAATAAGAGAAGAAGAAAGTAATAAAGTAATAGTAGACTTATCTAAAAAGGGTCAAGAGTTTGTACTAGTAAGAGGCGGAAGAGGCGGTAAGGGTAATACTAAATTTGCTACTGCAACTAGGCAAGCACCTCATTATGCTGAACCAGGAATGCCAGGTGAAGAATTATCAATAGTTTTAGAATTAAAATTATTAGCTGATGTTGGATTATTAGGATTCCCAAATGTAGGTAAATCAACTTTATTATCAATGACAACTAAAGCTACTCCAAAGATAGCAAATTATCATTTTACTACTTTGAAGCCTAATTTAGGTGTTGTAGCAATAGATGGTATAGAACCATTTGTTATGGCAGATATCCCTGGTATAATAGAAGGCGCTGCAGAAGGCGTAGGATTAGGAATACAATTCTTAAAGCACATAGAGAGAACAAGATTATTAGTTCATATAGTTGATATTTCTGGAATAGAAGGAAGAGAACCTTTTGAAGATTTTGTTAAGATAAATGAGGAACTAAAAAAATATTCAGTTAAATTATGGGATAGACCACAAATCGTAGTAGCAAATAAATCAGATTTACTTTATGATGATGAAGTTTTTGAAGAATTTGAAAGAAAAGTTAAAGAACTTGGATTTGCTAAAGTTTATAAGATGTCTGCAGCTACAAGAGATGGTGTTGATGAAGTAATAAAAGAAGCAGCAAGAATGCTTAAGGAAATTCCTGTTAAAGAATTAGAGATATCAGAAGATGAAATGTATATACCAGAAGAAAAGAGATTTACATATGTTATAGATATCGAGAAAGATGATGAATATAATACTTATGTTATTTCTGGAACTTTTGTAGATAGATTATTAAGTGCTGTAAATATACATGATGCAGATTCATTAAGATATTTCCATAAAGTATTAAAAAATAAAGGTATAATGAATGAATTAAGAGAAATGGGTATAGAAGACGGAGATGTTGTTAGATTAAATGATTTCGAATTTGAATACTTATTATAA